From Xiphophorus couchianus chromosome 4, X_couchianus-1.0, whole genome shotgun sequence, a single genomic window includes:
- the LOC114143314 gene encoding beta-1,3-galactosyltransferase 1, with protein sequence MRNTDQPAEDKRSLTLPRSRCCFFFLVLGVVLLYYCTSIRNMAPDWNLKWLMQNNSTNTAAELPETTSVATTQEPATQRQRTVSSRVTKKTLETQTAQRTAAPYVSPGPYLVEYPYEYHFTINEELKCKQEKPFVVLIVQVAPRNRAHRDIIRNSWGSEKLANNQVVALFFLLGMQTGDDAEQVHRQLLQESKEHQDLIQGDFVDCYKNLTIKTMVMLEWLNSYCSSAAYAMKIDSDMFLNVPNLVNLLLKAPRTNYMTGLVAHGGRVSRDPKSKFYVPVDLISEDVYPFYALGLGYILSLDLTKKLIEASRHIKPLYIEDVYLGLCMRHLGIRPTDPPNWILFRVIPIKYSRCEYSKIIATTTLENMDRVWIWRDFKKPGRYC encoded by the coding sequence ATGAGGAATACTGATCAACCTGCAGAAGACAAGAGGTCTCTTACTTTGCCACGAAGTCGgtgctgcttcttctttttggtTCTGGGAGTTGTGCTGCTTTACTACTGCACAAGCATAAGGAACATGGCACCTGACTGGAACCTTAAATGGCTGAtgcaaaataattcaacaaacACCGCTGCTGAACTTCCTGAAACTACGAGTGTCGCCACAACGCAGGAGCCAGCGACTCAACGGCAGAGGACAGTTTCATCACGGGTCACCAAGAAGACGCTAGAAACCCAGACTGCCCAACGGACAGCGGCTCCTTATGTGTCTCCTGGACCGTACTTGGTGGAGTACCCCTATGAGTACCACTTTACTATCAATGAGGAACTGAAATGTAAGCAGGAGAAGCCGTTTGTGGTTCTGATCGTACAAGTGGCGCCACGCAACCGAGCTCATCGCGACATCATCCGTAACAGCTGGGGAAGCGAGAAGCTGGCTAACAACCAAGTGGTGGCGCTGTTCTTCCTGCTGGGGATGCAGACTGGAGACGATGCAGAGCAGGTCCACcggcagctgctgcaggagagCAAAGAGCATCAGGACCTGATCCAGGGAGACTTTGTGGACTGCTACAAGAACCTGACCATAAAGACCATGGTGATGCTGGAGTGGCTGAACTCCTACTGCTCCAGCGCCGCTTACGCCATGAAAATCGATTCTGACATGTTTCTAAATGTTCCCAATCTGGTCAACTTGCTCCTCAAAGCTCCAAGGACAAACTACATGACCGGCCTGGTGGCACATGGAGGACGAGTCTCCAGGGATCCCAAGTCCAAGTTCTACGTGCCTGTGGATCTTATCAGCGAAGATGTTTACCCTTTCTATGCTTTGGGTCTGGGCTACATTTTGTCTTTGGATCTCACCAAAAAGCTCATTGAGGCTTCCAGACACATTAAACCTCTTTACATTGAAGATGTATATTTGGGCTTATGTATGAGACACCTGGGTATCCGTCCAACAGATCCCCCAAACTGGATCCTCTTCCGTGTTATTCCTATAAAATACAGTCGCTGTGAATACTCCAAGATTATCGCAACCACAACTCTGGAAAATATGGACCGTGTTTGGATTTGGAGAGACTTTAAGAAACCGGGTCGGTACTGTTGA
- the kiaa0895l gene encoding uncharacterized protein KIAA0895-like has protein sequence MVLESGEVFMDQVEAERVRDRSDVPPDPPRTAKARRSNAAKKEAAPSQNGVATPRTRVPLRRPLSMEVTPPPRPGVLQPPWRGGAASPSPRARSLTSPSLSMGGWMRRSESSCSVNYAAGLRAGGRLRPATSLPHIAKGAVGSAAPPPARPCLLVALRPLNLEQEKQTFFQSDYKYEPQFEYAQPEPRSVLDKYREGSGLFLEQAVGIMECVLRKFGSYENFEEATGGGVLPKSQVWAAVRKYLQKEGCVGEVVVRLSDELLSQAVMVVESCRPTLTINLAGARQHWLEGMLRHEIGTHYLRGANNALQPWASAEARRQLGLKPANPTEEGLASLHSVLLRKQPHLWRAALLYYTVFHAASMSFSRLFAHIARFVHDPDVRWEYCLRAKRGQTDTAQPGCFSKDQVYLDGILRILRHRRNIDFKMLTSLGKVSFEDVERLRPLAALNRTRIPHFMRDQERYLQHLDHIVAVNELDDATLQQLLP, from the exons ATGGTGTTGGAATCAGGTGAAGTCTTCATGGATCAGGTCGAGGCTGAAAGGGTCAGGGACCGGTCCGACGTCCCTCCAGATCCGCCCAGAACCGCCAAAGCCAGACGGAGCAATGCGGCCAAAAAGGAGGCGGCGCCGTCCCAGAACGGGGTCGCGACCCCGAGGACCAGGGTGCCGCTCCGCCGGCCCCTCAGCATGGAGGTGACTCCGCCGCCGCGTCCCGGGGTGCTGCAGCCGCCGTGGCGCGGCGGTGCGGCCTCCCCGTCGCCCCGGGCGCGCAGCCTCACCAGCCCCAGCCTGTCGATGGGCGGCTGGATGCGCCGCAGCGAGAGCTCCTGCTCCGTCAACTACGCCGCGGGGCTGCGGGCCGGCGGACGCTTGCGTCCCGCCACCTCCCTGCCTCACATCGCCAAAGGGGCGGTGGGCTCGGCGGCCCCCCCGCCGGCCCGACCCTGCCTGCTGGTTGCCCTGCGACCTTTGAACCTGGAGCAGGAGAAGCAGACGTTCTTCCAGTCTGACTATAAGTACGAGCCGCAGTTCGAGTACGCGCAGCCCGAACCGCGGAGCGTCCTCGACAAGTACCGGGAGGGGTCGGGCCTCTTCCTGGAGCAG GCCGTTGGGATCATGGAGTGCGTCCTGAGGAAGTTCGGCTCCTACGAGAACTTCGAGGAGGCGACGGGCGGCGGCGTCCTGCCGAAGAGTCAGGTCTGGGCGGCGGTCCGCAAATACCTGCAGAAGGAGGGCTGCGTGGGGGAG gTGGTGGTGCGTCTCTCTGATGAGCTGCTGTCGCAGGCCGTCATGGTGGTGGAGAGCTGCCGTCCCACTCTGACCATCAACCTGGCCGGCGCTCGCCAGCACTGGCTGGAGGGGATGCTGCGGCACGAGATCG GAACCCACTACCTGCGCGGCGCCAACAACGCGCTGCAGCCCTGGGCGTCTGCCGAGGCGCGGCGGCAGCTGGGCCTGAAGCCGGCCAACCCGACGGAGGAGGGCCTGGCCAGCCTGCACAGCGTTCTGCTGAGGAAGCAGCCGCACCTGTGGCGCGCGGCGCTGCTCTACTACACCGTGTTCCACGCCGCCAGCATGAGCTTCAGCCGCCTCTTCGCCCACATCGCCCGCTTCGTCCACGACCCGGACGTCCGCTGGGAGTACTGCCTGCGGGCCAAGAGGGGCCAGACCGACACCGCGCAGCCCg gttgCTTCAGCAAAGATCAGGTTTACCTGGACGGGATCCTGCGGATTCTTCGCCATCGAAGGAACATCGACTTTAAGATGCTGACGTCTCTAGGAAAG GTGTCTTTCGAGGACGTGGAGCGTCTGCGTCCTCTGGCGGCACTGAACCGGACCAGAATCCCTCACTTCATGCGTGACCAGGAGCGTTACCTGCAGCACCTGGACCACATCGTGGCCGTCAACGAGCTGGACGACGCaacgctgcagcagctgctgccctGA
- the LOC114143313 gene encoding beta-1,3-galactosyltransferase 1-like isoform X2 yields MENGVRPAENRRCFGFSRRHSLFLLLVLAVVLFVYCTNIRDKGHEWNPKEWMNSHSMKLLTVFTKQSTVSKNTGFTDANTTAELPETTSVATTQEPATQRQRTVSSRVTKKTLETQTAQRTAAPYVSPGPYLVEYPYEYHFTINEELKCKQEKPFVVLIVQVAPRNRAHRDIIRNSWGSEKLANNQVVALFFLLGMQTGDDAEQVHRQLLQESKEHQDLIQGDFVDCYKNLTIKTMVMLEWLNSYCSSAAYAMKIDSDMFLNVPNLVNLLLKAPRTNYMTGLVAHGAAVLRDPKSKWYLPREILSEDVYPFYALGLGYILSLDLTKKLIEASRHIKPLYIEDVYLGLCMRHLGIRPTEPPSYSFHVFPVRYSRCEYSKIIATTTLQNMDRVWIWRDFKKPGRYC; encoded by the coding sequence ATGGAGAATGGCGTCAGACCAGCAGAAAACAGGAGATGTTTTGGCTTCTCACGGCGCCACAGCCTTTTCTTACTTCTGGTTCTCGCAGTTGTGCTTTTTGTCTACTGCACCAACATCCGGGACAAGGGGCACGAGTGGAACCCCAAAGAGTGGATGAACAGTCATTCAATGAAACTACTCACTGTGTTCACAAAACAAAGCACCGTCTCCAAAAACACAGGATTTACAGATGCAAACACCACTGCTGAACTTCCTGAAACTACGAGTGTCGCCACAACGCAGGAGCCAGCGACTCAACGGCAGAGGACAGTTTCATCACGGGTCACCAAGAAGACGCTAGAAACCCAGACTGCCCAACGGACAGCGGCTCCTTATGTGTCTCCTGGACCGTACTTGGTGGAGTACCCCTATGAGTACCACTTTACTATCAATGAGGAACTGAAATGTAAGCAGGAGAAGCCGTTTGTGGTTCTGATCGTACAAGTGGCGCCACGCAACCGAGCTCATCGCGACATCATCCGTAACAGCTGGGGAAGCGAGAAGCTGGCTAACAACCAAGTGGTGGCGCTGTTCTTCCTGCTGGGGATGCAGACTGGAGACGATGCAGAGCAGGTCCACcggcagctgctgcaggagagCAAAGAGCATCAGGACCTGATCCAGGGAGACTTTGTGGACTGCTACAAGAACCTGACCATAAAGACCATGGTGATGCTGGAGTGGCTGAACTCCTACTGCTCCAGCGCCGCTTACGCCATGAAAATCGATTCTGACATGTTTCTAAATGTTCCCAATCTGGTCAACTTGCTCCTCAAAGCTCCAAGGACAAACTACATGACCGGCCTGGTGGCACATGGAGCAGCTGTCTTGAGGGATCCCAAGTCCAAATGGTACTTACCTCGTGAAATTTTGAGCGAAGATGTTTACCCTTTCTATGCTTTGGGTCTGGGCTACATTTTGTCTTTGGATCTCACCAAAAAGCTCATTGAGGCTTCCAGACACATTAAACCTCTTTACATTGAAGATGTATATTTGGGCTTATGTATGAGACACCTGGGTATCCGTCCAACAGAACCTCCGAGTTACTCCTTCCACGTTTTTCCTGTGAGATACAGTCGCTGTGAATACTCCAAGATTATCGCAACCACAACTCTTCAAAATATGGACCGTGTTTGGATTTGGAGAGACTTTAAGAAACCGGGTCGGTACTGTTGA